The sequence below is a genomic window from Providencia rettgeri.
CACTACTCGCAGCATTTAAACGAAAACAATCTGCTCTTTAAGTTGTTTGACGTTTTATTTTTTTGTTTAACTCGCCTACTCCTCACTAATTTCATTATATAAATTAGAATGAGAAATCATTTATTGAAATCCTTTAGTATCTCAATACTATCTATTAATCTAGCCAGATTTAATTTTAATTAAATCTAATACTTTAAATATAAAATCACATTCAATCGCTTATTCGATAAAAATAAAGTGTTGTTGTCTGTTTCTCATTTAATCCGCCTTTGTTTACAAAAACAAACAACATAAAAACCATATCATTAATATTTTTGGAATATTTATCAGGCTTACCTTTGGTAACATTTAGAAATTAAAAATCACTCAATCATTCACACTTAACCCCAAAATTTTACACACATCGCCATTTACCGCTTTATTTTTAACATTAGAAACATATTTACATCGATTACTCGTTGAAATTACTCAAATTTATCGAGTTAATAGTTGTGGTTTTACCGAATATTCGATATAAAATTTATGATAACAAAAAACAAACACATTAAAATTATTAATATAAATGAGATTTAATTATGACATTAAACCAAGTGACTAAAAAGAAGCCGTTTAAATTTGGCCTAGGATGGCAAATATTACTTGCTCTTATTTTAGGTGTTATTGCTGGGGCGCTTTTACATGATAATTCAGAGTATAAAGACTGGTTAATTTTAAATATTCTTTCCCCAGCCGGTAAAATATTTATTCAATTAATCAAAATGATTGTTGTTCCTATCGTTATATCAACGTTAATTGTTGGGATCGCAGGGGTTGGTAATACCAAGCAACTCGGTTCTCTCGGTTTTAAAACTATCCTTTATTTTGAAATTATTACTACAATTGCCATTATCGTTGGCATTTCTTTTGCCAATATATTCCAACCGGGTGTTGGTATCGATATGTCGCAATTAACACAAGTCGATATCTCACAATATGAAAAAACCACTCAAGAAGTTGAAAGCCACCCTTCAGGGATCATTAATACGATCTTAACTTTAGTACCAAGTAATATTTTCGCTGCTATGGCAAGTGGTGACATGCTGCCTGTCATCTTTTTTGCTGTATTATTTGGTTTGGGGCTTTCTTCTTTACCTTCTGAGAAAAAACAACCATTACTCAGTGTACTACAGACTTTCTCTGAAACCATGTTCCGTGTGACAAACATGATTATGATGTATGCTCCAATCGGGGTTTTTGCACTAATATCCGTTACCGTCGCTAACTTTGGTTTCTCATCTTTAGTGCCTTTGTTGAAACTTGTTATACTTGTCCATTGTGCAATTATATTTTTTGCTGTGGTTGTATTAGGATTAGTCGCCCGTTATTGTCGAATAAATATTTTCACTTTAATGATGATATTGAAAGATGAGTTATTACTCGCCTATTCAACAGCCAGCTCTGAAACTGTGCTTCCTCGTATTATGGATAAAATGGAAAAATATGGAGCGCCTAAATCCGTAACAAGCTTTGTTATTCCAATCGGTTATTCATTTAATTTAGATGGCTCAACATTGTACCAAAGTATTGCCGCTATTTTTATTGCCCAACTCTATGGTATCGAACTCTCTATTGGACAAGAACTTATCCTAGTATTTACGCTTATGATCACGTCTAAAGGTATTGCAGGGGTCCCTGGCGTTTCATTTGTTGTTCTTCTTGCCACACTCGGAAGTGTAGGGATCCCACTAGAAGGGCTTGCATTCATCGCAGGTGTAGACCGAATTTTAGATATGGCACGCACGGCACTTAATGTTGTAGGTAACGCCCTAGCCGCTCTTGTTATTGCCAAATGGGAACATAATTATGATGATAAAAAAGCTCGTGAATATGAAAAAAGTTTTTAGTTTATTCTAAAACAACTCTATAATAGAATCACTTTCGATTAATAACATTATTGAAAGTGATTCTATTTTACGCAAAAAATGACCTGTTATTTTTTATTTTTAAATACTCATTGTCTTAGTTATTTTTACTTATTATATGTAATGTATTTCACATTTTTTTAATATTTCATTAAGAAATTGGTATTTTATAGCCAGTGTTACTACACTATATAAGACTTTTAATTAGCCATTTTTTATTAGCTAAGCAGGAAACAATGAATCAAATAAGAAGATTTCTTTTGTTTTTAAAGGTGCTCCAACACCTAATGATAATTTTTATATTTTCATTATCATACTTTATGCTACACAGCTGGTTATAACGAGAAGCCTTACACTAAAAATAACATAATTCATTGATCAAACGAGGTAAACATCTGTTTATCTCGTTTTGTATTATATGCTAGAAAAAGCGATAAGATAAAAATGGTTATCAATAGAAAGCCTACAAGTTCTTTTTTACCCCTCTATGGTACCTGACATTATAAATAAATTATATGGCTAGTTATAGAGTGACGTTTCCCCTTCAGGCCTAGTTTTAAAACGTCTATGGGCCCAAAGGTACTGTTCAGGTGCTTTCAATATTTCGGTCTCTAAAACAGCGTTAATTATTGTTGCATCCTGTAACGCATTACAACTTGGGTATCCTATTATTTGTTTACCCAATACTAAATCATAATTCACCCCACTCTTGTTTCTCAATAATGTTACTGTGAGTGTCGGTGATTTAGATAATTGAGCAAGTATAGATGTCCCCTTTGATGTGGAGGTATTTTTAACAGAAAAGAATGGCGCAAATATCGTGCCTTTTCGTCCAAAATCTTGGTCAGGTGCAAACCAGATGGACTTGCCGCTTTTCAATTCTTGAACCATAAATTTTAAATTTTTACGGTCAATCATTCCTTTGCCAGAACGGCACCGCCCCTTTGTTTGAATATATTCCATCGCTTTATTATTATGAGGCCGATACATTGCATTAACTGGGAAACAGAGGCCCATAATCCGTCCACCTAACTCAAGTGACATAAAATGGACCCCAACGATAATTACACCTTTATTTTTCCCAATCGCATCTAAATAATTAGACATTCCTTTTACTTGAAATAATTTTTTAACTTTTTTATCGCTCCAGAACCAGGCTATCCCTGTCTCAAATAATGCGATACCTAAAGATTTTAGGTTGTCATTTACCAGAGTATCTATTTCATTTTTATTTTTATTTGGAAAACATAACTCTAAATTTTGTTTAATTATTGATACTCTTCTCTTAATAAAATACCGTGAATTACTACCTAGAAAAGCACCAAGCCACATTTGCCATTTATAAGGTAATTGAACTAATAAAAATAAGATAAAAACCCCCACCCATGTTACTAAGTACTTTGGATGGACCAATTTCCGTGAAAATGGGTTTTTGGCGTACATTATATCTCCCAATACTTCGCCTTTGCAGAATGCACGCTATTTTAGACAGTATTTAGTCTTTGAAATTCAACATGATTACTACAACAAGATGGGCTTTCGCCCACAACTATCTGAATATCCTTACAATGTATCTTCCATTTGAGGAGATAACAGTCGGATAACCTTTTCCAAGCAGTTAAGCAATATTTTAATTTTTAGTATGGCCAATAAATAGCACTGTGAAGTCCATTTTCCCTTCTTCAGAACTGTGTATCGGTTAAGCTAAAACGTAATCACTTCAACAGTAAAGAACAGACAAAATTATCACATATATCGCTTAATTAATCTCACTATTAATATGTACTTTTGTCATTTTGCGACTTTTTTTGCTGATTTTTGTCAATTTAATCGTTATTTCTTTATTGGCACTTTCAAGAGTGCCACCATAATCACCGATGGAAAGAAAAATTGATGTTCTTCTTCTGCATAATGATATCTAAAATATGTCCCACCAGCGACCCAAAATAGTTAAATGATAAGAATTACAGGTAATAGCCTGACCACCCCAAGAGCAGTCTAAATTAGGTTAATCAATCTGGTTTTCTACCATTTGCGTCAATCAACTTCCAGAACCCGTTATTGTATTGAAATGTCATTGTGAATTGATTATTAACCATCTCAGACCAGTAATCCAATATGATGGTGTCTTCTTCAATATAAATAACGCTTAAATGATGAGGGAAGTCAGGCTCATTAGTGCGACTATAAAAGTATCGTTGAACTTGGTTATCAAAGTCTGGAATCGCTCTACTAATTTCTACTATAAAGCCTTTTAAGTTATCAAAGTTAGCTATTTGCTCAGGCTCTAGTCCAATAACAATGTCGTGCTTTGGAGATACATTAACCTCATCACCACTGAGAATGACATCACCTAGCGTTGTAATAAAATCCTCGACCTGATACCTGTTGATTCTTTTCATCTCTTCACTCCCTCAATGAGTTTCAATAATGTTAGCTTAGCGGGGGGCAAATTCTATTTGTCATCTAGTTTATAAGAGGTGTAACCAGAAGATCAATTTACTACACAAAAACAAAAAGAAAAAACCCGCTACATCAATGAGATGTAGCGGGTTCTTATTTGGTGCCGGCTACCGGAGTCGAACTGGTGACCTACTGATTACAAGTCAGTTGCTCTACCAACTGAGCTAAGCCGGCGAATATGGCGGAGAGATAGAGATTCGAACTCTAGGATGGTTGCCCATCGGCGGTTTTCAAGACCGCTGCCTTCGACCGCTCGGCCATCTCTCCATGGGGCGCGATTATGGAGGAATCCCACCAACTTGTCTACCCCTGAAAGTAAAAAAATTGATTTTTTTACTTCGTTTGGCTAATCTTCACTCAATTGTTCTCTATTTTCCAATAAAAATGGTAATATCTGTGCAAAATCGGTGTCTATCCTTTCTCTAGGCGTATGATTTTTAACCTAATACTACTTTGCCGATGGGACGACTTGCCACAGTATGTACAAACAATCATTATTAAAACCGAGCACGCTTTTTCGTATCTTTGCCGCATTTATTCTGTTGCTAATTGTGATGCTCTGTTTATCACTCTTTAATTACTACCAAGCATTGGTTCAAAGCCGTCAAACCAGCTTAAACAGCATGGCCAGTCGGTTAGCATATCAAATCGAAGATTATCGTTATCAAGCGAGCCATATCTACAAAATTGCCAATGACAAATCTTCAGTCCCCCCTACCGATAACCTTGCTGTGACAGGTATCCGTCATGATATTTTTTGGCTAAGTAGTGCGAATCAATCCATTGATGCCATTGTATTTGGTAATAATAAGCAAAGTAATAATGTTTTAGCCTCTAAACTTGCAAATTATATGGAGATTGTGTGGGGAGCCCGTAACGAATATAACTCAATGTATTATCTCAATGGATTGGACAACACCTTAGTTTTAGTGACCACCCATTCAATTCTTAAACCTGAGCTCCGTTTTAAAGAAAGTTATCTCACATTAACAGCTGAAGAAAAGCGTGCTGATATGTTGACCCAATCAACATTATTAGATCGACGGGAAATAATTTCTAATATTCAAAAATACTCTCCCGATAACCTTTTCTACTATACTTATCGGCTAATGTTCAATTCACCGGGGCAGTTAACTAGCGTTATATCCTTTGATATTTCTATCAATTCACTGATCCCTCCAAGTTTAAATGGGAATTTTTTTACGATTAATGCGCGCCCTTCAAGTACGGGAAGCAATGAATCACATTCAACTTGGTCTGGGACCAACCTCATTTTCTCCCACCCTATTGATGGCACTGGATATCAGCTTTACTACCATGTTTCATTAAAAAGTATTATTTTTAATGTTATTAGTTATAACTTATGGCTAATGACAGGCATGCTTATCATGATCTTATTCGCTTTACTGATCATGATTTTTATTCGTAAGCGCCTTATTTCACCCAATACCAATATGTTGCAAGAGCTGAGTTTTAATGCCTCACTGACTAGCGACATTATCAGTCATATTTCATATGGCATTTTAGTTTATGACTTTAACACTAACAAAAAGATCCTGAGCAATGACATTGCTAACCAACTATTACCTTCGATGGATCTTGTTCACATTAAAGAAATGGCGATGGAACACCATGATGTGATTCAAGTTTCTATCGAGAATATTGTATATGAAGTTATACTTGTCGATAACATGTCAAAATCAAACACTGCGCTCTTTATTATTATGGACAAAGATAAAGAGGCGTTGACACAAAAACGCCAAGAACTTGCTAATCGCGAATACAAAAAAAATATTCACATGCGCAAGGTAGTATTTGAGAATATGTGCAGTGAAATATTACCCTCATTAATTAAAGTGGATAATCAATTAGCTAGATTAGCTGAAATAACCGATATAAATAACCGTGGATTTATTTTAAAAATTGAAAATCAGCTTTTCCTTATCAATCGTTGGTTTCAAAATATTAGCTTATTAAATCAGCTAGAGTCCCAAGCTGAACCTATAAAAACTGAGAATGTTTCTATCAGTAACTTAGTTAGCCAATTTTTGAAGCAAAATCTATCCCAGTGTAATAACAAAGGGTTATCGCTTTATTTTCATAATAACGTTAATCCAGATTCACTTATCGTGGCAAATCCAGATTATTTAACGCAGTTAATACAACTTATTTGGGATTATTCTATTGCTACAACCTCTTTTGGAAAAATTTCATTCACGCTATCTTATGACCCCAGTAAAAATGTAATCCTGTTGAGCATAAAAGACAGTGGAACGGGAGTCAGTAACCAAGAACTGAGTAATTTACAAAGCCCCTTTACTGGGCAAATATTGAACGCTTCTAACTTTACACGCTCTGGTATAACGTTTTATCTATGTAAGTTACTGGTCAAAAAAATGAATGGTGTTTTTTCTATTCGCTCAAGTGATGCAATCGGGACTCATTATGAAATTACGCTTCCAGCAGCCAAGGAGATGCTCATCAATGACTACCCCGCTTTATTGGAAGATATTTGTATTCGCTTAAATATACATAATGCGGATATCTCTCGGATTGTGAGGAACATACTCACAAATTATGGCGCGGAATATTTGGATTTAAGTGAGAGTTCTCCCCATACTAACTGGGATCTTTTGATAACTGATAATAATGAGGAATGTTTTGAAAATATTGTTAAAGTGAATGGCTCTCTATCTGGAATCAATCAATTACAACCTCATTACATTGAAGCTAACTATAATTTTGCTGATGAATTAATTGATGCTATCTCATTGCTGATCGAAAATGCAGGTGATGAACATGACCATTATGGTAATTTGATTTCACACCATGTTGATACTCAAGTGCTTTCACAGAGCTCGAATGAATCAATAGAAAATGCAATTGTAAGTTATCAATTATCACTAGCAAATAGTGGATATCGAGATTTGTTTATCACAACAGTACCGATAGATATTAATAAACTGTATAATAGTGAAAGTGTTGAGGATTTGACCGAATTGAAAAACACTGCACATCGTTTAAAAGGAGTTTTTGCTATGCTCGAATTTACTTATCTTCATACGCTTTGTGAAGATTTAGAGCGTTACATAGCAGATGAAAACGGATTGGAAATAAAAAATTGCATTAGCATGCTGGATAATTCAGTCAAAAAACTAATGCCAGAAGGTAACCAATAATATGAATAACCTAAATGTCATTGTTGCCGATGATCACCCTATCGTTCTTTTCGGCATCAGAAAATCACTTGAACAAATTGAATGGGTGAATATCGTAGGGGAATTTGAGGACTCAACTTCTTTGATTAATAACTTAGCACGTTTAAATGCAGATGTGCTAGTTACTGATTTATCAATGCCAGGTGATAAATATGGTGATGGTATAACTTTAATCAAATACATCAAACGGCATTATCCTGACCTATCAATTATTGTTCTTACAATGAATAATAATCCAGCCATTCTTAGCGCGATCTTAGAGTTGGATATTGAAGGGATTGTGCTCAAACAAGGTGCACCGGCTGATTTACCTAAAGCGTTAGCGGCTTTACAAAAAGGTAAAAAATTCACACCAGAAAGCGTGAGTAAACTGCTGGAAAAAGTCAATGCAAGCGGCTATGGTGACAAACGTTTATCACCAAAAGAAAGTGAAGTGCTACGTTTGTTTGCTGAAGGTTTCCTAGTCACTGAAATTGCCAAAAAACTTAACCGCAGTATAAAAACAATTAGTAGCCAGAAAAAATCAGCCATGCTGAAATTAGGCGTTGAAAATGATATAGCGCTACTGAATTACCTTTCTTCCGTCAGTATTGATAACTCGCCTTCAGAGTGATCTTATTTCAACTACAAGACTACACCAATAAAAACCCAGCTATGGGTTTTTATTTTTGCCTTTATTTTTCAGCCACTTTCAACAATAACGAGTCAAGGTCTCACGTAAAATTGCAATTGTTGTCGGTTTTGATAAACAATCATTCATTCCTGCATTAATACAACGTTGTTTTTCTTCTGCCATTGCATTAGCAGTTAATGCGATAATTGGTAAGTTAAACGTTAAACGCCGTAGCTCTTTTGCCAGCTGGTAACCATCCATATTAGGCATATTTACATCTGTTAAAATAATATCAACATGATGATTATCTAAATATTTTAATGCATCTAACCCATCTACTGCTGTGCCAGTAGTAAAACCGATAGTCGTTAATTGTTCACTCAATAATGCTCGGTTAATTGGGTGGTCATCAACAATCAATACATGACATTCACCTAACGTATGATCAGCGACCAACAGTTGATTTGTCATACTATTTTTTTGCGATTGTTCCATGGTTCTCATGATGGCTTTATCAATTAACATAGGTAATTTATCTAATTGATATGTATTATAAATCCATTGATTCTGTTTTATTTCCTGAAGCTCACCTGCATAACCACTTGATAACTGGATATGATGTTCGTAGATTATCCCCTCAACATGCTCATAATCGGTTATTAGTAAATTATATTTTTGTGTTTTATCAATTGTGCTATGGCTAACAACTGTAAATTGCTCATGACTTAACAAACGCAAGAGAAAGCTCATTAAAAATTCATTTCGACACAAAATAGCAATGCGATAACGTGCGCGATATTCTGGAATATTTTTCTTCGTATACTCTTGCCCATATAAAGGAATACGAATAGTAAATGAGCTACCAAGCCCAATTTGTGAGCTGACTTCAATATCACCATCCATGAGGTTAACCAGTTTTTCACAAATAGCTAAACCTAAACCGGTTCCTTTATGACCCAAATTATTTTGCTCATAAACTTGAAAAAATGGGTCAAATAATTGCATAACCACTGAATGGGTCATTCCAATCCCTGAATCACGGATTTCTATCTTTAAATAATTTTCATCTTTCCAAACATAAAGCAATACAAAACCGGATTCCGTAAACTTAATACTATTATTAACAATATTGGAAATCACTTGTTGTAGACGAACTGGATCATTCAAAATGAGATCAGGAATATCTGGTTCAATATAGGAATATAATGATATTTTTTTCTTAGTCACTAATGGCAAATAGTTCGCTAATACAAACGCAAAAACCTCTCGACAATTAAATAATTTACTTTCTATTTTCAATTGCTTAGATTCAATTTTTGAAAAGTCTAAAATATCACTAATAATCTGTAATAAAAGTGATGATGAATTATCCATAGTTGAAACTAAACGTGTTGCTTTCTCTGATAATTCATAACGTTGTAGTAACTCTATATTACCAATAATTCCATACAATGGCGTTCTTAATTCATGGCTAACAGTCGCCAAAAACATTGACTTAGCATGGTTAGCTTGTTCAGCTGCATCGGCCACATCTTGCAGCGATTTTTCCATTTGCACGCGAATGCTGATATCGACTAAAACACAAATAGCGACGTCTTCATTTTGATATCGTGAGTTTACAAAGCTAATTTGTAAGTGTGTACCATTGGTTGTCACTACATCAATATAGTTGCTCGTTTTCTGGCGAATAATTGTCAATATACGCTGTTTATCATCATCATTTAATAACCGAAAATAGTCATGAGCTAGTTCATTACTAAGAATATTACCGCCATCGGTTAATCTTAAGATGATGATACCCACAGGGGCTGATGCCACAATTTTATGGTTGAATTGTTCATGTTCCTCAAGCCGTATCGCAGTGTTCTCTGCGGGTTCGAGCATTTTCCTTTCAAGTAACCAAATTAAAAAGAAAATCAGTCCACCCGTAAAAATATTTAGGAGGATACCGTAAAAAATGGTGTTTTCTAAACTCGCTAATATTTCCGACGTCGCAATTGAGAAAATGACCGTAATTTGAGAAGGTGCTAACCTTTTTTTGAAGATTAATTTTGAGTAATCTGAGTTAAAACCGAAAAATGAAGGCTCAGAAATATTGAGCAGTGCTGAGTCCTTAGGGTTGATATCTATCGGCGAATATAAAACAGGCTGGTTATAATCATTAATAATCAATATTTCAATAGCTTTATTGCGGCGAATATTAAATTGATTCAAATTAATTGTACGTTCTAGCCCAATAAATGCGGGGAGCAGATTATCATGCTTAATTGCTTGAATTAAGTAAACCTGCCCATAATCCGGCTGAGCACCATGCATAATTGTAAATAATTTACGCTCTTTGCCTTGTAGCCTTAAACCTTGATAAGTTCGCACACTTTCGTAACTGACTTTTTTTAGTATTTCTATATC
It includes:
- the lpxL gene encoding LpxL/LpxP family Kdo(2)-lipid IV(A) lauroyl/palmitoleoyl acyltransferase, yielding MYAKNPFSRKLVHPKYLVTWVGVFILFLLVQLPYKWQMWLGAFLGSNSRYFIKRRVSIIKQNLELCFPNKNKNEIDTLVNDNLKSLGIALFETGIAWFWSDKKVKKLFQVKGMSNYLDAIGKNKGVIIVGVHFMSLELGGRIMGLCFPVNAMYRPHNNKAMEYIQTKGRCRSGKGMIDRKNLKFMVQELKSGKSIWFAPDQDFGRKGTIFAPFFSVKNTSTSKGTSILAQLSKSPTLTVTLLRNKSGVNYDLVLGKQIIGYPSCNALQDATIINAVLETEILKAPEQYLWAHRRFKTRPEGETSLYN
- the gltP gene encoding glutamate/aspartate:proton symporter GltP, producing the protein MTLNQVTKKKPFKFGLGWQILLALILGVIAGALLHDNSEYKDWLILNILSPAGKIFIQLIKMIVVPIVISTLIVGIAGVGNTKQLGSLGFKTILYFEIITTIAIIVGISFANIFQPGVGIDMSQLTQVDISQYEKTTQEVESHPSGIINTILTLVPSNIFAAMASGDMLPVIFFAVLFGLGLSSLPSEKKQPLLSVLQTFSETMFRVTNMIMMYAPIGVFALISVTVANFGFSSLVPLLKLVILVHCAIIFFAVVVLGLVARYCRINIFTLMMILKDELLLAYSTASSETVLPRIMDKMEKYGAPKSVTSFVIPIGYSFNLDGSTLYQSIAAIFIAQLYGIELSIGQELILVFTLMITSKGIAGVPGVSFVVLLATLGSVGIPLEGLAFIAGVDRILDMARTALNVVGNALAALVIAKWEHNYDDKKAREYEKSF
- the rcsB gene encoding response regulator transcription factor RcsB — its product is MNNLNVIVADDHPIVLFGIRKSLEQIEWVNIVGEFEDSTSLINNLARLNADVLVTDLSMPGDKYGDGITLIKYIKRHYPDLSIIVLTMNNNPAILSAILELDIEGIVLKQGAPADLPKALAALQKGKKFTPESVSKLLEKVNASGYGDKRLSPKESEVLRLFAEGFLVTEIAKKLNRSIKTISSQKKSAMLKLGVENDIALLNYLSSVSIDNSPSE
- the rcsC gene encoding two-component system sensor histidine kinase RcsC — encoded protein: MLGLMLWGMGVFITLFFLYSQFNEYKSDLRQQFYSGYENLQVYIQQTAATLNSIQSMTDLYQIKLQESTEENTFTSKFMELPNASNYSFYKLTPNTDCDHFRDKAENYLQAFEQLNYFWKESIAAPQALNHVFLVGSKSYCLVDYPIRSTISDIEILKKVSYESVRTYQGLRLQGKERKLFTIMHGAQPDYGQVYLIQAIKHDNLLPAFIGLERTINLNQFNIRRNKAIEILIINDYNQPVLYSPIDINPKDSALLNISEPSFFGFNSDYSKLIFKKRLAPSQITVIFSIATSEILASLENTIFYGILLNIFTGGLIFFLIWLLERKMLEPAENTAIRLEEHEQFNHKIVASAPVGIIILRLTDGGNILSNELAHDYFRLLNDDDKQRILTIIRQKTSNYIDVVTTNGTHLQISFVNSRYQNEDVAICVLVDISIRVQMEKSLQDVADAAEQANHAKSMFLATVSHELRTPLYGIIGNIELLQRYELSEKATRLVSTMDNSSSLLLQIISDILDFSKIESKQLKIESKLFNCREVFAFVLANYLPLVTKKKISLYSYIEPDIPDLILNDPVRLQQVISNIVNNSIKFTESGFVLLYVWKDENYLKIEIRDSGIGMTHSVVMQLFDPFFQVYEQNNLGHKGTGLGLAICEKLVNLMDGDIEVSSQIGLGSSFTIRIPLYGQEYTKKNIPEYRARYRIAILCRNEFLMSFLLRLLSHEQFTVVSHSTIDKTQKYNLLITDYEHVEGIIYEHHIQLSSGYAGELQEIKQNQWIYNTYQLDKLPMLIDKAIMRTMEQSQKNSMTNQLLVADHTLGECHVLIVDDHPINRALLSEQLTTIGFTTGTAVDGLDALKYLDNHHVDIILTDVNMPNMDGYQLAKELRRLTFNLPIIALTANAMAEEKQRCINAGMNDCLSKPTTIAILRETLTRYC
- the rcsD gene encoding phosphotransferase RcsD; translated protein: MYKQSLLKPSTLFRIFAAFILLLIVMLCLSLFNYYQALVQSRQTSLNSMASRLAYQIEDYRYQASHIYKIANDKSSVPPTDNLAVTGIRHDIFWLSSANQSIDAIVFGNNKQSNNVLASKLANYMEIVWGARNEYNSMYYLNGLDNTLVLVTTHSILKPELRFKESYLTLTAEEKRADMLTQSTLLDRREIISNIQKYSPDNLFYYTYRLMFNSPGQLTSVISFDISINSLIPPSLNGNFFTINARPSSTGSNESHSTWSGTNLIFSHPIDGTGYQLYYHVSLKSIIFNVISYNLWLMTGMLIMILFALLIMIFIRKRLISPNTNMLQELSFNASLTSDIISHISYGILVYDFNTNKKILSNDIANQLLPSMDLVHIKEMAMEHHDVIQVSIENIVYEVILVDNMSKSNTALFIIMDKDKEALTQKRQELANREYKKNIHMRKVVFENMCSEILPSLIKVDNQLARLAEITDINNRGFILKIENQLFLINRWFQNISLLNQLESQAEPIKTENVSISNLVSQFLKQNLSQCNNKGLSLYFHNNVNPDSLIVANPDYLTQLIQLIWDYSIATTSFGKISFTLSYDPSKNVILLSIKDSGTGVSNQELSNLQSPFTGQILNASNFTRSGITFYLCKLLVKKMNGVFSIRSSDAIGTHYEITLPAAKEMLINDYPALLEDICIRLNIHNADISRIVRNILTNYGAEYLDLSESSPHTNWDLLITDNNEECFENIVKVNGSLSGINQLQPHYIEANYNFADELIDAISLLIENAGDEHDHYGNLISHHVDTQVLSQSSNESIENAIVSYQLSLANSGYRDLFITTVPIDINKLYNSESVEDLTELKNTAHRLKGVFAMLEFTYLHTLCEDLERYIADENGLEIKNCISMLDNSVKKLMPEGNQ